gcatgcagaCGAGCTGCCTTCATCAGTCGGCGAACATTGTTTACCTTATGATGCAGCTCGATACATAAAGATTAACTCAAAGGACTTGATCGATGTGCGGTGCCAGCTGTTGTAAAATTTAAGTGGTCATATAATATAGTTGAGGCTGGTTGAACTATAATATACcctgttaaataatttaatagttCACATAATTCAAATtcctatttttaatttcttttcaagaattcttaaatttaaatttgaattatttatttttttttgctatttatagTCTCAAATTTCAGGTTGCCTGGCCAAAGATATACCCTGTAATGACAATAGTTCCATAGTTCACATAGtataagtttttatttgttttttaggAATCttgaattcttaaatttaaatttgaattattcagTTTTAATCTTTTTCCAATTTATAGTCATAGAATAGAGTTGTCTGACCAACAAAATGCCCTGTAATGGCTATAACTTAATCGTTCTCCCAAtttaagtataatttaaatgttattctatttatatgtttatttaattccGCTCCTCGCGAAttctgaaatttaattttgaagtattcatttatattttatttttaagatttaaagccttttttataataacattattttatgccaaatttgaaatgaatttccatttttttttttatatattatcttATAACCTGTTCTTACGAATGAGATGTCTTCTTATTCACTTTGCTATCTATATTTAACTTTGTTAAAATATGCTTCATACAGTATCTTAAAGTCGAGCTACTGCTGTTCTGTTaaatcacaatttttatcagcagcagcagccgtagCAGCCCACGCTTAActcaaataacaattaaattgtgtGCACAATTAATCTCACATAAAAAATTCAAGACCTTGAACTCATTCTTCacaatttaaaactttatttcTGTATTGTTGTTTCAATAACCCACATATTTCTTAGGTTTTAACGGGGTTCCCTTTACATTGACCAACAAAACTTCTTTGTCTTCCCACGTTACAAACACATGATTCACAGAATTATTCGCGAAATCGTGATAGATCTTTGCACCCACAATGCAATGCCAGTTATTCGATCGATCAATATTGTTGAACTCTTTTCGCACGTGTTTGGTTAACTGGCTGAGATTGTTGTGGTGTTGTGTTGCATTTCGAATAATATTCAAAAGATATTCTTCCAGTTGTGCTTTATTGTGTAACAATTCCCAATTAGTTTCAATTGTTTGCTTGAGTTCATTAGCGACTTCCAGACGTTGACGTTTCTGGTTTTGAAGTATATCCCTTGTTTCAGCGAGCCGCTTGCCCAGTTCTTCGGGATGATTTATCAGATACTCTTTTTCTGTGTGATTTAATGCCACTGTTCCGAACAGCAAATAATTGACAAGTGATAAGTATATTATGCAAATACGCAGCAtcgtatttgaatttttttatctGTCGGGTTCGCCAAACGAAATGAGACTAAACATTCGTTCGCTCTCATAAGTTTCAGCTACTCTCTCTTTTCATCATTAGTTTCTGcgatttttgtgttttctcaTTTTGTAGAACAACTCATTTTTGGAATTTCCCATCaaagaattttatttctacaagatttatttataaacaatgaTTGGCTGAATTGTgagcattaaataaattctccCGTTGTTTATAGTGTTCAAGTTTAAGTGCAttctatatatagaatatgtatataaatttggtttatagaatctaaatataatatattcatatttgtaatacatatgtgtttttatttaaaaactaaattttctctCCCACCGCTTCTTAGAACTGACATTAATACGATAATTGATGAATTGGAACCAAAAGCATTATGTATTTTGACTTGTACACTTGATTCAATTCTTATCGAAATCTGTGAGCGCTTTTGTACGAGTATGTGCGTGTCTTTGGTGATTGGTTTTCaaaaaataccctgtaatggCGATACCATCATTGTtcacataatttaaatttatatttttaatttcttgaatcttgaatttcttttcacgaattcttaaatttaaatttgaattatttatttttaattttttacgaTTTACagtctttaatttaatatttttgactATAAGTGGTCATATAAAAAAGTTTCGGCTGGTTGaccaaagaaataaataatggcTAAAACTTAATCGTTCTCCTAatttaagtataaatatatacttatttaatCGCTCCTCGCGAAttctgaaatttaaatttgaagtaTTTGAAGTAGCAGCCCACGCTTaactcaaataataatataaactgTGCGCAAAATTAATCTCACATAAAAAATTCAAGACCTTGAACTTATTCTTCacaatttaaaactttatttcTGTATTGTTGTTTCAATAACACACTTATTTCTTAGGTATTAACGGGGTTCTCTTTACATTGACCAACAAAACTTCTTTGTCTTCCCACGTTACAAAGACATGATTCACAGTACTATTTGCGAAATCGTGATAGATCTTTGGACCCACAATGCAATGCCAGTGATGCGATCCATCAATGTTTTTGAACTCTTTTCGCACGTGTTTGGTCAACTCCCAGAGATTGTTGTGGTATTGTGTTGCATTTCGAATGATATTCAAAAGATGTTCCTccagttttcttttattgtgcAACAATCTTTGATTATACCTGAGTCCGTCCTTGATTTTACGGGTGACATTCTGATATCGAGCAATCTTCGTGTCAAGTGCAGCTGTCGCTTTAGCCAGCAACCTGTCCAGTTCCTCGGGAATGTTTAACAGCTGCTGTTCTGCTGTCTCATTGAATGCAACTGCTTCGAACAGCAAATAATTGACAAGGGCAAAGCAGATTATGTAAGTTCTCAGCATCGTATCCGAATTTCTTGAACTGTCGCGTTCGGCAAGCGAAGTTAGACTGAAGCTTCGTTTGCTCTCATAAGTTTCAGcgactcttttttttttcttttatttttttaatgagttTATCAGCTTCTATGGCTTTTGCGTTTTGTAATTACGCATGGAATTTCctttcaaataattttatttctacattgcattaaaaaaaattcacttgttgataatttttttttagtttaaaagCAGTCTTGTATAAATAGAATATGTATGGAACGAACTGTGTATTTGAAACatgttcatatttttaatttgagtttttatttaaagccTAAATTTGTCTATCACCGTCGCTTAAACTGTTCATTATACCACTTTTAAGTACCGATAATTCATGAATTGAAACCAAACGCATTATGTATTTTGACTCGTATACTTGATTTAATTCTTATCGAAATCTGTGTGCGCttttgtatgtgtttatcTGTGGTGATTGGTTCTATTAGTTGAttagttttgcatttgtgGGTTTGCCATcataacatataatattcGAACTGTGGTTTGTGTATGTTATTTCAATCTCCCTAATGTTTTGTGGAAGATATGCTATACAAGATGTATCTGTGTGTATTAACAGTGCCATTTCAAATCTCCGAGTTTTCTGtgttgtgtgagtgtatgcGTCTGGGtttacaacaaaattgtgAATAAGCTATTATTATTGGTGGTTTTGGTAACGGGGAAACAAAGAGGAAGGTGTGGCAAGGTGGCAAGTTAACCGCTCTTGAAGAGTAATATGGCCACTTGCCCCAAGTAGAAATAGATGAAGTGACGTGTCTCATGGGTCACATAGGAGCCAAAGTTGCGGCCGACAATGCAATGCCAGGTTGGATTATATTTCTTGTCAAACTCCTTCTTGATGTATGCTGCAATGTCCTTCTCGATGTTGTACTTCTCCAGCGCCTGTGTTGCACAATCCACAGCGTCCTGTTGCATCTCCTCGCTCATGTCTGCATTCTTGATAACTGCCTTGCGGTCCGACATCTTGCCTCTGTGCTTACTCTAACTGTCGAGAGATGCGTATGCAATTTAGtattaataacatttgcaaaatgcaataagCACTTACCGTATGGGTAGAcgccaaaaaaatatttaaaatattcaatattatgaCAATTTTCGGATAATTTTGCAGTCACAAATTATCAAATTTCTGAAAGTGTGCTAGCATTAGTTAAAATTTGACTGTTCATGCAATGGAGacttaaatacaaaaacaattttgacgctcatcaaatttttgttttgtgcttgCGACAAAATCACAGGTGACTAGAGAACATGTGTTGCAGGGTTGCAATTTGACAGCATTAGAGATGAGCAACAAGCTTACATTGCCAATCGATTACTTATTGTTATCgtttcatataaaaattttgtttttatttatctttcaattgtgcgtttattttttttggaatattgTAGTATAAGAGTTGCATATGTGACACATTTTTACGATCATACTCTTTTCGCTTCGTTAACCGCTCTTGAAGAGCAAAACAACCCAACGACCCAAGTAGAAGTAGATAAAATGTCTTTTCTCATGGCTCACATAGGAGCCAAAGTTGCGGCCGACAATGCAATGCCAGGTTGGATTGTACTTCTTGTCAAACtctttttttaagtattcCGCAATGTCCTTCTCGATGTTGTACTTCTCCAGCGCCTGTGTGGCACAATCCACGCAATTCTGTTGCATCTCCTCGCTCATTTCTGCATCCACGATAACTACCTTGCGGTCCGACATCCGGCCTCTGTGCTTACTCTGTCGAGAGATGCGTATGCAATTTAGTAATAATAAcatttgcaaaatgcaataaacacTTACCATATGGATAgacgcaaaaaaaatattttacata
This DNA window, taken from Drosophila nasuta strain 15112-1781.00 chromosome 2L, ASM2355853v1, whole genome shotgun sequence, encodes the following:
- the LOC132795884 gene encoding dynein light chain 1, cytoplasmic, translated to MSDRKAVIKNADMSEEMQQDAVDCATQALEKYNIEKDIAAYIKKEFDKKYNPTWHCIVGRNFGSYVTHETRHFIYFYLGQVAILLFKSG
- the LOC132795865 gene encoding dynein light chain 1, cytoplasmic-like, with protein sequence MSKHRGRMSDRKVVIVDAEMSEEMQQNCVDCATQALEKYNIEKDIAEYLKKEFDKKYNPTWHCIVGRNFGSYVSHEKRHFIYFYLGRWVVLLFKSG